One window from the genome of Malus domestica chromosome 01, GDT2T_hap1 encodes:
- the LOC139197531 gene encoding uncharacterized protein, whose translation MSGPSDRRFDLNLGEETATPSPDNIWRPSFISPTGPLTVGDSVMKNDMTAAVVARNLLTPKDNRLLSKRSDELAVKDSLALSVQCAGSVSNMAQRLFARTRQVESLAAEVMSLKQEIRRLKHENKQLHRLAHDYATNMKRKLDQMKESDGKVLLDHQRFVGLFQRHLLPSSSGAVPGNEASNDEPPMPPPSGVLSSTKAPDNHPPVLSLSGALPTAETSPKQPL comes from the coding sequence atgtctggaccctccgaccgtcgttttgacctgaaccttggagaagagacagccacgccttctccagacaacatatggcgcccatccttcatatcccctactggtcctcttaccgttggggattctgtgatgaagaatgatatgaccgctgcagtggtggccaggaaccttctcactcccaaagataacagactactttccaaacggtctgatgagttggctgttaaggactctctggctcttagtgttcagtgtgcaggttctgtgtctaatatggcccaacgcctatttgctagaacccgccaagttgaatcattggctgctgaagtgatgagtctcaaacaggagattagaaggctcaagcatgagaataagcagttgcaccggctcgcccatgactatgctacaaacatgaagaggaagcttgaccagatgaaggaatctgatggtaaggttttacttgatcatcagcggtttgtgggtttgttccaaaggcatttattgccttcgtcctctggggctgtacctggtaatgaagcttcaaatgatgaacctccaatgcctcctccttctggggttttgtcaagtactaaggctccggataaccaccctccggtgctttctctttctggggctctaccgactgctgagacttcccctaagcaacctttgtga
- the LOC103434381 gene encoding WAT1-related protein At2g39510-like isoform X1 codes for MSKCSTAQMLIRLMPFMAVTLLQFGFAGLFIISKFALNRGMSPQVFVAYRHAVATVFIAPFAIIFDRRVRPKMTLSIFFKIVLLGLLEPVMDQNLAYTGMKLTTATVTSALYNVLPAFAFIMAWVFRLEKVNLRSLHSQAKILGTIVMVGGAMLMTLINGPMLNFPWTRRNPHHESTVSTDHQDHIKGAIMVAAGCFCWAGFVTLQAITLKSYPAELSLTVWICLAGTVQGFAVALAFEWNNLTAWSIHFDSKLLAVVYCGIMCSGIAFYIQGIVMKERGPVFVTAFNPLSLIIVAVMSSFILAEIMYLGRVIGAIVIVIGLYMVLWGKSKDQLPSELEKNDNVELDTTI; via the exons ATGTCTAAGTGCTCCACGGCTCAGATGCTCATTCGGCTGATGCCGTTCATGGCTGTCACCTTACTGCAATTTGGGTTCGCAGGTTTGTTCATAATTTCAAAGTTTGCTCTAAACCGTGGGATGAGCCCGCAGGTCTTCGTAGCCTATCGGCACGCTGTGGCCACTGTTTTTATAGCTCCTTTCGCCATTATCTTCGATAG GAGAGTAAGGCCAAAGATGACcttatctattttttttaagattgttttgcttggcctCTTAGA GCCTGTAATGGACCAGAACTTGGCCTATACCGGGATGAAGCTTACAACAGCAACTGTTACATCTGCTCTGTACAATGTCCTTCCTgcttttgcattcataatggctTGGGTTTTCAG GCTTGAGAAGGTTAATTTGAGAAGCCTGCATAGCCAGGCAAAAATATTGGGGACCATAGTGATGGTGGGAGGAGCCATGCTTATGACTCTAATTAATGGACCCATGTTGAATTTTCCGTGGACAAGAAGAAATCCCCATCACGAATCTACAGTTTCCACAGATCATCAAGATCATATAAAGGGAGCTATCATGGTTGCAGCGGGATGTTTCTGCTGGGCTGGTTTCGTCACTCTCCAA GCGATTACACTAAAGTCATACCCTGCTGAGCTCTCCCTAACAGTTTGGATATGCTTGGCGGGCACGGTTCAAGGCTTTGCGGTGGCCCTAGCTTTCGAATGGAATAACCTTACAGCTTGGTCCATACACTTTGATTCTAAGTTGTTAGCTGTTGTTTATTGT GGAATAATGTGTTCAGGGATCGCTTTTTACATTCAGGGAATAGTAATGAAGGAAAGAGGACCTGTTTTTGTGACTGCTTTTAATCCCCTAAGCTTGATTATTGTAGCCGTTATGAGCTCCTTCATTTTAGCTGAGATCATGTACCTGGGAAG AGTTATAGGAGCAATAgtcattgtgattggcctttaTATGGTTCTATGGGGGAAAAGCAAGGATCAACTTCCATCTGAGTTAGAAAAAAATGATAACGTGGAATTGGATACGACTATTTAA
- the LOC103434381 gene encoding WAT1-related protein At2g39510-like isoform X2 — MSKCSTAQMLIRLMPFMAVTLLQFGFAGLFIISKFALNRGMSPQVFVAYRHAVATVFIAPFAIIFDRRVRPKMTLSIFFKIVLLGLLEPVMDQNLAYTGMKLTTATVTSALYNVLPAFAFIMAWVFRLEKVNLRSLHSQAKILGTIVMVGGAMLMTLINGPMLNFPWTRRNPHHESTVSTDHQDHIKGAIMVAAGCFCWAGFVTLQGIMCSGIAFYIQGIVMKERGPVFVTAFNPLSLIIVAVMSSFILAEIMYLGRVIGAIVIVIGLYMVLWGKSKDQLPSELEKNDNVELDTTI, encoded by the exons ATGTCTAAGTGCTCCACGGCTCAGATGCTCATTCGGCTGATGCCGTTCATGGCTGTCACCTTACTGCAATTTGGGTTCGCAGGTTTGTTCATAATTTCAAAGTTTGCTCTAAACCGTGGGATGAGCCCGCAGGTCTTCGTAGCCTATCGGCACGCTGTGGCCACTGTTTTTATAGCTCCTTTCGCCATTATCTTCGATAG GAGAGTAAGGCCAAAGATGACcttatctattttttttaagattgttttgcttggcctCTTAGA GCCTGTAATGGACCAGAACTTGGCCTATACCGGGATGAAGCTTACAACAGCAACTGTTACATCTGCTCTGTACAATGTCCTTCCTgcttttgcattcataatggctTGGGTTTTCAG GCTTGAGAAGGTTAATTTGAGAAGCCTGCATAGCCAGGCAAAAATATTGGGGACCATAGTGATGGTGGGAGGAGCCATGCTTATGACTCTAATTAATGGACCCATGTTGAATTTTCCGTGGACAAGAAGAAATCCCCATCACGAATCTACAGTTTCCACAGATCATCAAGATCATATAAAGGGAGCTATCATGGTTGCAGCGGGATGTTTCTGCTGGGCTGGTTTCGTCACTCTCCAA GGAATAATGTGTTCAGGGATCGCTTTTTACATTCAGGGAATAGTAATGAAGGAAAGAGGACCTGTTTTTGTGACTGCTTTTAATCCCCTAAGCTTGATTATTGTAGCCGTTATGAGCTCCTTCATTTTAGCTGAGATCATGTACCTGGGAAG AGTTATAGGAGCAATAgtcattgtgattggcctttaTATGGTTCTATGGGGGAAAAGCAAGGATCAACTTCCATCTGAGTTAGAAAAAAATGATAACGTGGAATTGGATACGACTATTTAA